A genomic segment from Candidatus Pacearchaeota archaeon encodes:
- a CDS encoding archaellin/type IV pilin N-terminal domain-containing protein: MIKKNKRAISPVIATLLLVVITIIATLTLGKFVKEIINKDIGKSSCYEYMDYINILDSEYTCSNSTSTLIQIERGSDQKEIDGIYISLSSGASSKGYELKNGTNLNGVKMYDGSSTIVLPERGEALTYIFSLGNVSYSTITVMINGKTCDITSQSYNIKKCT; encoded by the coding sequence ATGATAAAAAAAAATAAAAGAGCAATATCTCCTGTAATTGCTACTTTGTTATTAGTAGTAATAACTATAATAGCAACATTAACCTTAGGAAAGTTTGTAAAAGAAATTATTAATAAAGATATAGGAAAATCTTCTTGTTATGAGTATATGGATTATATAAATATTTTAGATTCAGAATATACTTGTTCTAATAGTACATCTACATTAATACAAATTGAAAGAGGATCTGACCAAAAAGAAATAGATGGAATATACATATCTTTATCTTCAGGTGCAAGTTCTAAAGGATATGAATTAAAAAATGGAACTAATTTAAATGGTGTTAAAATGTATGATGGATCTTCAACAATAGTTTTACCAGAAAGAGGGGAAGCATTAACTTATATATTTTCTTTAGGAAATGTTAGTTATTCTACTATAACTGTTATGATTAATGGAAAAACTTGTGATATAACATCACAATCATATAACATTAAAAAGTGCACTTAA
- a CDS encoding type II/IV secretion system ATPase subunit — protein MEINLKPTIPQLPRFSDRSKIDLRYALIPPYVFVHIYWNHSEQEVLYEVEEPILNDYEKQILSKLEEGMKEIININLLKERTIESLIEYIDKTAKLLISELVLKVSEESYNKIFYYLYRNFIGFNEIEPLLNDYFIEDIECNGVNTPIYIVHRLYRNLRTNIIFRDIENLASFVEKLAQRCGRYISYASPLLDGSLPDGSRVNATYTTDVTSRGPTFTIRKFTKTPWTPIHLLSMNTLSPEMLAYFWILIQYKCNILIAGGTGSGKTTLLNAISFFIPPEARIVSIEDTREINLSKENWVPAVARTAIGTGNIGEVDLFSLLKNSFRQNPDYVIVGEVRGKEAFVLFQGMASGHASLSTIHADSVDTVIKRLETPPIELSPTLVNTLDVVTIMSHVIVKNQETRRLRSISEIINVDPDGIATTNTPFVWNPADDKFYFKKESKVFDKICQRHGFTKQQILKEFEIRTRLLYELFKRKIYDFETVQKEINEYYKNPQAVMLKYNLLS, from the coding sequence ATGGAAATAAACTTAAAACCAACTATTCCGCAGCTTCCAAGATTTAGCGATAGGTCAAAAATAGATTTAAGATATGCATTAATACCTCCATACGTTTTTGTTCATATTTATTGGAATCATTCTGAACAAGAAGTATTATACGAAGTAGAAGAACCTATATTAAATGATTATGAAAAACAAATTCTTTCTAAATTAGAAGAAGGAATGAAAGAGATTATAAATATAAACTTACTAAAAGAAAGAACAATAGAATCACTTATAGAATATATTGATAAAACAGCTAAATTATTAATTTCTGAACTTGTTTTAAAAGTTTCAGAAGAAAGTTACAATAAAATTTTTTATTATCTTTACAGAAATTTTATTGGATTTAATGAAATAGAACCTTTATTAAATGATTATTTTATTGAAGATATAGAATGCAATGGAGTTAATACACCTATTTATATTGTCCATAGATTATATAGAAATTTAAGAACAAACATTATTTTTAGAGATATTGAAAATTTGGCAAGTTTTGTAGAAAAACTTGCACAAAGATGTGGTAGATATATTTCTTATGCTTCTCCATTATTAGATGGATCCTTACCTGACGGAAGTAGAGTTAATGCTACATATACTACTGATGTAACAAGTAGAGGTCCTACATTTACAATAAGAAAATTTACAAAAACTCCTTGGACTCCTATTCACCTTTTGTCTATGAATACTCTTTCTCCAGAAATGCTTGCTTATTTTTGGATTTTAATACAATATAAATGCAACATATTAATTGCTGGTGGAACTGGTTCTGGAAAGACTACTTTACTTAATGCAATTTCTTTTTTTATACCACCAGAAGCAAGAATAGTTTCTATAGAAGATACTAGAGAAATAAATTTATCAAAAGAGAACTGGGTTCCTGCTGTAGCTAGAACTGCGATTGGAACTGGGAATATTGGGGAAGTTGATCTTTTTTCTTTATTAAAAAATTCTTTTAGACAAAATCCAGATTATGTAATAGTGGGAGAAGTAAGAGGTAAAGAAGCTTTTGTTTTATTTCAAGGTATGGCTTCTGGGCACGCGTCTTTATCAACAATACATGCAGATTCTGTTGATACGGTAATAAAAAGATTAGAAACACCACCAATAGAACTATCTCCAACACTTGTAAATACTTTAGATGTTGTTACAATAATGAGTCATGTTATTGTAAAAAATCAAGAAACAAGAAGATTAAGAAGTATCTCTGAAATAATAAATGTAGATCCTGACGGAATAGCCACTACAAATACCCCCTTTGTATGGAATCCTGCAGATGACAAATTTTATTTTAAAAAAGAATCAAAAGTTTTTGATAAAATATGTCAAAGGCATGGTTTTACTAAACAACAAATATTAAAAGAGTTTGAGATAAGAACAAGACTGTTATATGAATTATTTAAAAGAAAAATATATGATTTTGAAACAGTACAGAAAGAAATAAATGAATATTATAAAAACCCACAAGCAGTAATGTTAAAATATAATCTCCTTTCTTAA